A genomic region of Lodderomyces elongisporus chromosome 5, complete sequence contains the following coding sequences:
- the MRF1 gene encoding Peptide chain release factor 1, mitochondrial codes for MFCHQIRRLSCFSRLLQHAESHTTLSGLPQLHPLLVRRAHSLQEEQAQLSSKLDTYDPELQITYDRNSHVLKTYDEFSRILSEIRELSTIRDPDLISEAQEELQELVPKYTSIIEELNNKLLPPVKYAECGCMIELRPGVGGNEASLFTDDLMQMYLNFASIQSWPASVISRSTNSSGFVNEIILSINQPGAYDVLRHESGVHRVQRIPETENKGRVHTSTSAVIILPKMSDGNENSLRADEMQFKPGEVRIDTMRAGGKGGQHVNTTDSAVRLVHIPTGIMVMQQDERSQPQNKAKAFAILRARLAEKERVEELNRQRQMRTSQVSSTDRSDKIRTYNYPQNRVTDHRCGFSLHDIAGCMGGNKLNEIIDKVREVEYKERLQEMLENSGAN; via the coding sequence ATGTTTTGTCATCAGATTAGACGTCTTTCATGTTTTTCTCGACTATTGCAACATGCAGAGTCGCACACCACACTTTCAGGGCTTCCGCAATTACACCCACTCTTGGTCCGTCGAGCGCACCTGTtgcaagaagaacaagcaCAGTTGAGCTCCAAGCTAGACACATATGACCCCGAATTGCAAATCACATATGACCGAAATTCACACGTGTTGAAAACATACGATGAATTCAGTAGAATTTTACTGGAGATCCGCGAACTATCAACTATAAGGGATCCAGACTTGATTTCGGAGGCGCAGGAAGAGTTGCAGGAATTGGTGCCAAAGTATACATCAATCATTGAAGAGTTGAACAATAAACTATTGCCACCCGTGAAGTATGCCGAGTGTGGTTGCATGATTGAGCTAAGACCGGGTGTTGGTGGGAATGAGGCGAGTTTGTTTACTGACGATTTGATGCAAATGTATCTCAATTTCGCCAGTATTCAGAGTTGGCCCGCACTGGTTATTTCGAGGTCTACCAACTCTTCGGGGTTTGTGAATGAAATCATATTGAGTATAAACCAGCCAGGAGCGTATGATGTGTTGAGGCATGAAAGTGGAGTGCATAGAGTTCAAAGGATTCCCGAGACTGAAAATAAGGGTAGGGTACATACATCAACTTCTGCGGTCATCATACTTCCAAAGATGAGTGATGGCAACGAAAACTCATTGCGTGCAGATGAGATGCAATTCAAGCCAGGCGAAGTGAGAATTGATACTATGAGAGCCGGTGGGAAGGGTGGCCAGCATGTCAATACCACCGACTCGGCAGTGCGATTGGTTCACATTCCTACTGGGATAATGGTTATGCAGCAGGATGAGCGGTCACAGCCACAGAACAAGGCCAAGGCATTTGCCATTCTTCGTGCTAGATTGgctgaaaaggaaagggtTGAGGAGTTGAACCGACAGAGACAGATGCGAACGTCACAAGTTAGTTCTACTGACCGAAGTGACAAGATCAGGACATACAACTATCCACAGAATAGAGTCACAGATCATAGATGCGGGTTCAGTTTGCATGATATTGCGGGGTGTATGGGTGGTAACAAATTGAATGAAATAATCGACAAGGTGAGGGAAGTAGAGTATAAGGAAAGATTACAAGAGATGTTAGAGAACAGTGGTGCGAACTAG
- the RPN6 gene encoding 26S proteasome regulatory subunit rpn6 (BUSCO:EOG092630YS), with amino-acid sequence MSEALLNEARIAVNNKDYEKAVSKYEQIIEEGKKEQNTASTSSKSLQLQEHAILELGKVFKTLDQPSQLAKLITDSRELMGKFAKSKTAKIVKTLIEDFDNLTEALDTQIEVTRQSIDWAVESKLSFLRQSLQLKLSELLYKKHQYHEALTYINSLLTEYKKLDDKSSLVEVQLLESKIYHALRNIAKAKAALTSARTSANSIYCPTLLQAELDCQSGILNMEDKDYKTAFSYFYESFEGFNSQSSEESLKTSGRVLKYILLSKIMLNLIDDVNSILKNKNVVQYQSREIDAMKAIAVAYSNRSLKEFEHSLIAYKQELTSDEIVKNHFNSLYDQLLQVNLLKIIDSYECVELDHIAKIVGINVKQVEGKLSQMILDKVFYGVLDQGNGWLIVYDEPKKDKSYEAALELVKNLSGVVDLLYEKASALN; translated from the coding sequence ATGTCAGAAGCTTTGCTCAATGAAGCAAGAATAGCCGTGAACAATAAGGATTACGAAAAAGCAGTGTCCAAATATGAGCAAATCATTgaagagggaaaaaaggaacagAACACGGCTTCAACTTCATCCAAAAGCCTACAGCTACAAGAACATGCTATTTTAGAATTGGGTAAAGTGTTCAAAACATTGGATCAGCCTCTGCAACTTGCGAAATTAATCACTGACTCAAGAGAACTCATGGGCAAATTTGCAAAGTCAAAAACTGCTAAGATTGTCAAGACATTGATTGAAGATTTCGATAATTTGACAGAGGCATTGGACACGCAAATTGAAGTCACAAGACAGTCAATTGACTGGGCAGTGGAGTCGAAACTCTCGTTTTTGAGGCAAAGTTTACAATTGAAACTAAGCGAGCTCTTGTATAAAAAACACCAGTACCATGAAGCATTGACATACATCAACAGTTTGCTTACAGAATACAAGAAATTGGACGATAAGTCTTCTCTTGTCGAAGTGCAATTGTTGGAGAGCAAGATTTATCATGCATTGAGAAATATCGctaaagcaaaagcagCATTGACGAGTGCGAGGACTTCAGCAAACTCGATATATTGTCCCACATTACTTCAAGCTGAGTTGGATTGCCAGAGTGGTATATTGAATATGGAAGATAAGGACTACAAGACAGCATTCTCATATTTTTACGAGAGTTTTGAAGGTTTCAACTCGCAGCTGCTGGAGGAAAGTTTAAAGACTTCGGGTAGAGTGTTGAAATATATACTTTTGTCGAAGATCATGTTGAACTTGATCGATGATGTCAACAGCATtttgaagaacaagaacgtGGTGCAATATCAGTCAAGGGAAATAGATGCAATGAAAGCAATTGCTGTGGCGTACTCCAATAGATCATTGAAGGAGTTTGAACATAGTTTAATTGCATATAAGCAAGAGTTGACAAGTGATGAAATTGTAAAGAATCATTTCAACTCGTTATACGACCAATTACTACAAGTGAATTTATTAAAGATTATTGACTCTTATGAATGTGTGGAGTTGGATCACATTGCGAAAATCGTGGGAATCAATGTGAAGCAAGTCGAAGGTAAATTATCACAAATGATCCTAGACAAGGTTTTTTATGGAGTGTTGGATCAAGGTAACGGGTGGCTTATAGTGTACGATGAgccaaagaaagacaagTCGTACGAGGCTGCTTTGGAGTTGGTTAAAAATTTGTCTGGCGTAGTTGATTTATTATATGAAAAGGCAAGTGCATTAAACTAA